A single Drosophila ananassae strain 14024-0371.13 chromosome 3L, ASM1763931v2, whole genome shotgun sequence DNA region contains:
- the LOC6496014 gene encoding uncharacterized protein LOC6496014, with translation MYNAGYQVDVIDPYYQPPVEVINVVQPPPPVEVIMPASTYQQPVVVVEQPSYPPPGPPPGPSDAECCLMLGACCVLEELCVIS, from the coding sequence ATGTACAACGCAGGCTATCAAGTGGATGTGATCGATCCGTACTACCAGCCACCCGTGGAGGTCATCAATGTGGTGCAACCACCGCCGCCCGTGGAGGTGATCATGCCGGCGTCCACCTACCAACAAcctgtggtggtggtggagcagCCCAGCTACCCACCGCCCGGTCCCCCACCAGGACCCAGTGACGCCGAGTGCTGTCTGATGTTGGGCGCCTGCTGTGTCCTGGAGGAACTATGTGTCATCTCATAG
- the LOC26515085 gene encoding uncharacterized protein LOC26515085 — translation MGLDKQGSTTIDSRDKSQSVIGGDWQEGGYNRKIRQCQTKRVRCNKSTGIKIAMDHRTRVEVVQVPPMAQGPTTVIVQPPPPPPPPKENGCCCCPCCPCCCGCGDCCCCCTIM, via the exons ATGGGCTTAGACAAGCAAGGTTCGACCACCATCGATTCTAGAG ATAAGAGCCAGAGCGTAATAGGCGGAGATTGGCAAGAAGGTGGCTATAATAGGAAAATCCGGCAGTGCCAAACGAAACGCGTGCGGTGCAACAAGTCAACTGGTATTAAAATCGCAATGGATCACCGAACTCGGGTCGAAGTGGTGCAAGTACCTCCCATGGCGCAGGGCCCAACCACGGTAATTGTTCAGccaccacctccaccaccGCCGCCCAAGGAGAacggctgttgttgctgccccTGCTGTCCCTGTTGCTGTGGATGTGGcgactgctgttgctgctgcaccatcatgtga
- the LOC6494595 gene encoding ubiquitin-associated domain-containing protein 1: protein MIPWMRQKFNEKRSKWLARSKRGGSGSPAERSPRSSTQSHSHRTTDASDTESISGSSLNVHTAESETQTDLASNHHSRPLVGGGGCVLRTPSPARRRRIQLELQLKRQEEQQQQALQDPDSPTPTQHQQAHALFLRKSGHSHRNTSTPGEGDDTSKPGESIMVRVICPSSRVLIFKTDVNKRLNELKSEVILELSDDPDSIQLFAPDVRHLNPRYRLYRAEYFGGELNESDTLAALRVRNNETFILSPRRNTLPQTVSRIREVPGPNEQLVESATRYVPVSTNPLPTIDINEIFQQSNIQYDVRKVLISLAQASAAVIGAGPFAPRLIAMLKQRLINRRNQQADTLQCLVDMGFKRELAAFALKANNGIYSTTMEWLIQNQNEEHLQDLPAMSTQHSLSSISPSTIITNNEVIENTAALMEIVRIYSHRDSPPSDEIVESLTEMGFEEAAVLAALKKTGNNKASACEWLCDNRSGSVIELREGLAPDSPILKAILEMPQVQMTLSNPKTFLAFLGILENEHAIRVWRGDNDTTSVITHILQKYHEEKHVLGINQFYTNRW from the exons ATGATACCCTGGATGCGCCAGAAGTTTAATGAGAAGCGGTCAAAATGGCTGGCACGGAGTAAACGAGGCGGCAGTGGGTCTCCGGCCGAGCGCAGTCCGAGGAGCAGCACCCAGAGTCACAGCCACCGGACCACAGATGCCAGCGACACGGAGAGTATTAGTGGATCCTCGCTGAATGTCCACACCGCCGAGTCCGAGACGCAGACCGATCTTGCCAGCAACCACCATTCGAGACCTTTGGTGGGCGGCGGGGGCTGTGTGCTGCGAACTCCATCGCCTGCCCGCCGGCGTAGAATACAGCTGGAGCTGCAGTTGAAGCGCCAggaggaacagcagcagcaggcgctCCAGGACCCCGACTCACCCACACCCACTCAGCATCAGCAGGCCCATGC TTTGTTCCTCAG GAAATCTGGTCATTCCCACCGCAACACCTCAACGCCTGGCGAAGGCGACGATACCAGCAAGCCAGGTGAATCCATCATGGTGCGGGTGATCTGCCCCAGTTCCCGAGTGTTGATCTTCAAGACGGATGTCAACAAGCGACTGAACGAGCTAAAGAGCGAGGTTATCCTGGAACTGAGCGACGATCCAGACTCTATACAGCTCTTTGCGCCCGATGTAAGACACCTGAATCCACGGTATCGTCTATACCGGGCGGAATACTTTGGCGGCGAGCTGAACGAATCGGACACGCTGGCCGCACTGAGGGTGcgcaacaatgagactttcaTCCTGTCCCCGAGACGCAACACACTACCACAAACGGTTTCGCGCATTCGCGAGGTTCCTGGGCCCAATGAGCAGCTGGTGGAGAGCGCCACTCGTTATGTTCCCGTCAGTACTAACCCACTACCCACCATTGACATCAACGAGATCTTTCAGCAGTCGAAT ATTCAATATGATGTTCGCAAGGTGCTTATTTCTTTGGCTCAGGCCTCGGCGGCGGTTATAGGAGCCGGTCCGTTTGCTCCTCGCCTGATAGCGATGCTGAAGCAGCGGCTGATCAATCGGCGCAACCAGCAGGCAGACACGCTGCAGTGCCTTGTGGACATGGGCTTCAAACGCGAGCTGGCCGCATTTGCCCTAAAGGCCAACAATGGCATCTACTCCACCACCATGGAATGGCTGATACAGAACCAGAACGAAGAACACCTGCAGGATCTGCCGGCTATGAGCACGCAACACAGTCTATCTTCCATTTCGCCATCTACGATCATCACAAACAAT gAAGTCATTGAGAACACGGCCGCCTTGATGGAAATTGTGCGCATCTATAGCCATCGCGACTCACCGCCCAGCGATGAGATTGTGGAGTCGCTGACTGAAATGGGATTCGAGGAGGCGGCGGTGCTGGCGGCGCTTAAGAAAACGGGCAACAACAAGGCCTCCGCCTGCGAGTGGTTGTGCGACAATCGCTCGGGTAGCGTGATCGAGCTTCGCGAAGGTTTGGCGCCAGACTCGCCAATCCTAAAGGCCATCCTGGAAATGCCACAGGTTCAGATGACCCTCAGCAACCCGAAGACTTTTTTGG CATTTCTGGGCATATTGGAGAACGAGCATGCGATACGCGTATGGCGCGGCGATAACGACACCACCTCGGTCATCACACATATCCTGCAAAAGTACCATGAGGAGAAGCATGTGCTGGGCATCAATCAGTTCTACACGAACCGCTGGTGA
- the LOC6496013 gene encoding uncharacterized protein LOC6496013, which translates to MTSIVEAPRSKVDEPIPIWMKIDWSPEVLHDIYRDWGIYYSRRRRENFAMHYLNKALDLEPLDHMTLYQRCQTKRKAAQMLGALSDSREAAKLSMKVTGEPNAKINLDICDVLYELNQFENSKAEMHNNVRVFTGNKRKNFDQRLLVVDEVIKDVTGEAMTAFFSKNTKTVNIVNDLMKEKQKVETRPLWKVLKEQGACDVQSIPEIEEVLLSPMEIARRKRAFNIFHQSYINDSWVDVLFMKMLCKNPTLLLPQCKESSYILYQISRKQYEIVRKFMKMLQSRSPLYLVNFLKYRNKAMSDRYREAYLYRVQYQTHRNMNQVLKQIRVLRKHRRVKQLTKFVEEVMGDYVVLKTSRVMCWKFEFLNEVYNTLALALAEQLRVPKNLVLGTSAILTLLRLPKDKVKDFVSLVFGDRSTHPEPDAADPKATRAKKLTARLEHRMIFAKYSIEKCYLLHQISQSHLDQGRHSECVFNARKAIKESKNCNSNIWKFLSIIQIVKANAVLHKLEQTKEALEEALPIAHDLDAPELVHFTEACMSCNNEDAITKRATLMQSRRESRTESVATHSLGSRDGDSAEQSKSKLSTDKFS; encoded by the exons ATGACGTCAATTGTTGAGGCTCCAAGGAGCAAAGTAGACGAACCGATTCCGATATGGATGAAGATCGACTGGTCGCCGGAGGTCCTCCATGACATATACCGGGATTGGGGTATCTACTACTCCCGGCGCCGTCGGGAGAACTTCGCGATGCACTATCTGAACAAGGCACTTGATCTGGAGCCCTTGGACCACATGACCCTCTACCAAAGGTGCCAGACCAAGCGGAAGGCGGCTCAGATGCTGGGAGCTCTGTCCGACAGTCGGGAGGCTGCCA AATTGTCCATGAAGGTCACTGGAGAACCGAATGCCAAAATAAACTTGGACATTTGCGATGTTCTCTATGAGTTGAATCAGTTTGAAAACAGCAAAGCTGAAATGCATAACAATGTTCGAGTTTTTACTGGAAATAAGAGAAAGAACTTTGATCAGCGATTGCTAGTG GTGGACGAGGTGATCAAAGATGTGACTGGCGAGGCCATGACTGCCTTTTTctcaaaaaacaccaaaaccGTCAACATCGTCAATGATCTAATGAAGGAAAAGCAAAAGGTCGAAACCCGTCCCCTCTGGAAGGTCCTAAAGGAGCAGGGAGCCTGCGATGTTCAGAGTATTCCCGAAATCGAAGAGGTTCTGCTGTCGCCCATGGAGATTGCCCGTCGGAAGCGGGCCTTCAACATTTTCCATCAGTCCTACATTAATGATTCCTGGGTCGATGTGCTCTTCATGAAGATGCTATGCAAAAATCCGACCCTCTTGCTGCCCCAGTGCAAGGAGTCCTCATATATCCTGTATCAGATCAGCAGAAAACAGTACGAAATAGTTCGAAAGTTTATG AAAATGTTGCAGTCCCGCAGTCCGCTGTACCTGGTTAATTTCCTTAAGTATCGAAACAAGGCCATGTCGGACAGGTACCGAGAGGCCTACCTGTACCGTGTTCAATACCAGACTCATCGCAACATGAACCAGGTCCTCAAACAGATTCGCGTCCTGCGCAAGCACCGTAGGGTTAAG CAACTGACCAAATTCGTTGAGGAGGTAATGGGCGATTATGTGGTATTGAAAACTTCGCGTGTCATGTGCTGGAAATTTGAGTTTCTTAACGAGGTTTACAATACCCTGGCCCTGGCTTTGGCTGAGCAGCTTAGAGTTCCCAAAAACCTGGTCCTGGGAACTTCAGCCATACTTACCCTACTCCGCTTGCCAAAGGATAAGGTCAAGGACTTTGTGTCCCTGGTTTTCGGGGATCGCTCTACGCATCCAGAACCCGATGCCGCCGATCCGAAAGCTACCCGAGCCAA aaaactCACCGCCCGCTTGGAACATCGTATGATTTTTGCCAAGTATTCTATTGAAAAATGTTACCTTCTGCATCAAATATCGCAATCGCATTTGGACCAAGGACGACATTCCGAGTGCGTCTTCAACGCTCGCAAAGCTATTAAGg AGAGCAAGAACTGCAATAGCAATATATGGAAGTTCCTTAGCATTATACAAATTGTGAAGGCCAATGCTGTTTTGCACAAACTGGAGCAGACCAAGGAGGCTTTGGAGGAGGCTCTGCCCATTGCCCATGATCTGGATGCCCCGGAACTGGTCCATTTCACAGAGGCCTGCATGAGTTGCAACAACGAGGATGCGATCACCAAACGTGCCACCTTGATGCAGTCTCGTAGGGAAAGTCGAACCGAATCCGTGGCCACTCATTCGTTGGGCAGTCGAGATGGGGACTCAGCAGAGCAATCCAAGAGCAAATTATCCACGGATAAGTTTTCCTAG
- the LOC6496015 gene encoding LOW QUALITY PROTEIN: poly(A) polymerase beta (The sequence of the model RefSeq protein was modified relative to this genomic sequence to represent the inferred CDS: substituted 1 base at 1 genomic stop codon), whose protein sequence is MWNSEPTHRQQHQHNGNSTSGGPPATKQLGMTSAISLAEPRPEDLQRTEELRGSLEPYNVFESQDELNHRMEILAKLNTLVKQWVKEISVSKNMPESAAEKLGGKIYTFGSYRLGVHHKGADIDALCVAPRNIERTDYFQSFFEVLKKQPEVTECRSVEEAFVPVIKMNFDGIEIDLLFARLSLKEIPDDFDLRDDNLLRNLDHRSVRSLNGCRVTDEILALVPNIENFRLALRTIKLWAKKHGIYSNSLGYFGGVTWAMLVARTCQLYPNAAAATLVHKFFLVFSRWKWPNPVLLKHPDNVNLRFQVWDPRVNASDRYHLMPIITPAYPQQNSTFNVSESTKKVILTEFNRGMNITDEIMLGRIPWDRLFEAPSFFYRYRHFIVLLVNSQTADDHLEWCGLVESKVRLLIGNLERNPHIALAHVNPKCFEFKKGQSANSSQNNSGNEDDLKQSQGSQSSVTSAPFCSMWFIGLEFERSENLNVDLTESIQNFTEHVMMHGVNIKMLKEGMTIDARHVKRKQLSLYLDADFLKRERKSMESHNNFNNTLLANRKRLSTELAQSQDSLPSGQQSSGNRGRDSGAKIHRLSESLTEENSNASSDLGAGTPTTPTAAQMNAPNFKSSGKNGSEMDTSEDAPSHNNGSNNGNNNSNTATTEVACSXQPPTLHPPPAQQQPPPQPQPSPSPHHHHHQNQKFRKNNNAAAAAASNSIFNQRSILHAASSLTAALSITGHKRKQQQHTTMTTTTTLATAISSSNVVHGNHHNNNGAVSSGGGGSGGGGSSGGGSGGANDFNKIYYIDDDDDDNQQPHLTPNQQPTATTRSAATSATTSTPKPSVPVAATAAPSAPTISL, encoded by the exons ATGTGGAATTCCGAACCAACTCACCgccagcagcaccagcacaaTGGAAACTCTACCTCCGGCGGTCCGCCCGCCACCAAACAGCTGGGCATGACATCGGCGATCAGTCTAGCCGAGCCCCGGCCAGAGGATCTGCAGCGTACAGAGGAGCTGCGCGGCTCCCTGGAACCATACAATGTGTTCGAGAGCCAGGACGAGCTTAACCACCGCATGGAGATCCTGGCCAAGCTCAACACACTGGTGAAACAGTGGGTCAAGGAGATCTCTGTTAGCAAGAATATGCCAGAATCGGCCGCCGAGAAGCTCGGTGGAAAGATCTATACCTTCGGTTCATACCGATTGGGTGTCCATCACAAGGGCGCCGATATTGACGCTCTATGCGTAGCTCCGCGCAACATCGAGCGTACCGACTACTTTCAGAGCTTCTTTGAGGTGCTCAAAAAGCAGCCAGAGGTCACCGAGTGCCGCTCTGTCGAAGAGGCCTTCGTGCCGGTCATCAAAATGAACTTTGATGGCATCGAGATCGATTTGCTGTTTGCCCGGCTATCCCTCAAAGAGATACCCGATGATTTCGATCTGCGCGACGATAATTTGCTAAGAAATCTCGACCACCGTTCGGTGCGCAGTCTCAATGGTTGCCGCGTCACCGACGAGATCCTGGCATTGGTGCCGAATATTGAGAATTTCCGCCTGGCCTTGCGCACCATTAAATTGTGGGCAAAGA aGCATGGCATCTACTCAAATTCCTTGGGATACTTTGGCGGCGTTACCTGGGCTATGCTGGTAGCCAGGACCTGCCAGTTGTACCCGAACGCAGCTGCCGCCACCCTGGTGCATAAGTTTTTCTTGGTTTTCTCCCGCTGGAAGTGGCCTAATCCCGTGCTGCTAAAGCATCCCGACAACGttaatctgagatttcaa GTCTGGGATCCGCGTGTCAACGCTTCGGATCGCTATCATCTGATGCCCATCATCACGCCAGCATACCCGCAACAAAATTCCACATTCAACGTGTCGGAATCCACCAAGAAGGTCATATTGACCGAGTTCAATCGCGGCATGAACATTACGGACGAGATTATGCTCGGACGAATTCCGTGGGATCGTCTTTTCGAGGCGCCCAGTTTCTTTTACAGATATCGCCACTTTATTGTTTTATTGGTGAACTCACAAACTGCGGACGATCATCTGGAGTGGTGCGGACTCGTTGAGTCAAAGGTGCGTCTCCTGATTGGTAATCTGGAGCGTAATCCTCACATTGCCCTGGCGCACGTTAATCCCAAGTGCTTTGAGTTCAAGAAGGGTCAGAGTGCTAACAGTTCGCAAAATAATAGTGGCAACGAGGACGACCTGAAACAGTCGCAGGGCAGCCAGTCCTCGGTGACATCAGCACCCTTCTGTTCCATGTGGTTCATCGGCCTGGAGTTCGAGCGTTCGGAAAACCTAAACGTCGATCTCACGGAGAGCATACAAAACTTTACGGAGCACGTGATGATGCATGGG GTAAACATCAAAATGCTCAAGGAGGGAATGACCATCGACGCTCGGCATGTGAAACGCAAGCAGCTGTCGCTCTACCTGGACGCCGATTTCCTCAAGCGCGAACGCAAGTCCATGGAGAGCCACAACAACTTCAACAACACGCTCTTGGCGAATCGCAAGCGGCTATCCACGGAGCTGGCTCAGTCCCAGGATTCCCTGCCGTCGGGTCAACAGTCGAGCGGCAATCGCGGCCGGGACAGCGGTGCTAAGATACACAGGCTCAGCGAATCG CTCACGGAGGAAAATTCAAATGCCTCCAGTGATCTGGGAGCTGGGACGCCCACCACGCCGACAGCGGCACAAATGAATGCCCCAAATTTTAAGAGTTCGGGAAAGAATGGTTCCGAAATGGACACCTCTGAGGATGCGCCGTCGCACAACAACGGCAGCAATaatggcaacaacaacagcaacacagCCACAACGGAGGTGGCATGTTCGTGACAACCGCCAACATTGCATCCGCCGCCGGCGCAACAGCAACCGCcaccccagccccagccctcGCCCTCgccccatcatcatcatcatcagaaTCAGAAGTTCCGAAAGAACAACAATGCGGCTGCGGCGGCCGCCTCTAATAGCATTTTTAACCAGCGCTCGATTCTGCATGCGGCTTCCAGTTTAACGGCGGCTTTAAGCATAACCGGACACAAGcgcaagcagcagcagcatacGACGATGACTACGACAACAACCCTAGCAACAGCGATCAGCAGCAGTAATGTTGTTCATGGCAACCATCATAATAACAACGGTGCGGTTAGCAGCGGTGGCGGCggcagtggcggtggcggtaGCAGTGGaggcggcagcggcggcgccAATGATTTTAACAAAATCTATTAcattgatgatgatgatgatgacaaCCAACAACCACATTTGACACCCAACCAGCAACCAACAGCGACCACCAGATCCGCGGCCACATCAGCGACAACTAGTACACCTAAACCATCGGTCCCTGTAGCTGCTACAGCCGCACCATCGGCACCGACAATTTCTT